The Meles meles chromosome 15, mMelMel3.1 paternal haplotype, whole genome shotgun sequence genome contains the following window.
GAAGGAAGCCGGTTGCTATTGCAACCCTTCCCGACCCTGGGTCGAGAGGCACTTGTGACTCGACAAAGTCGGGTCGAGGTTGTTGAGAAACACCCCAAGACGGTGGAGCACTCCTCACGGAACATTAACTCTCcagtctctcctcccctctgccccttctctcggCAGACCAGGGGCACGCGCGTGGACTTTGCCCCGCCTGGACGCGCCAGCGAGGGCGGATATCTGGGAATTGGTGGTGGATGTGAGAGGGAAGTAGGGTCCCAGGTCCAGCcggtgcagagggagggggaggcgggcGCTGCGGGCGCTGCGCTCTCTGGACTGGGACTGGCTTAGCACCGAGAGATTCTGGCAGGCCGCGGGGAGGATCAGGAGAAGCTCTAGGGATGCGCCCGGGTTTGGCGTCCGAACCCGCACCGTTTTCTGGGCAAGCCTGGAGGTCCCAACCTGGCTCTCTGGGAGGAAACCCAACGCCGCGGAAGCACGAACGGATCCGGCACGGCTCTTCCCGGTTTGGGAATCGGCCTCTGCGGACCCCACAGCCTTGTTTCAGCAACTTCTGAACAGCCCCGCACGCCCCCGAGCCTCCCCCGCGCCACCGCAGCGCCGGCGCTGGCCGGCCGCCTAAGCGGGCACAGCATGGGCACTCACCCTGGAAGCGGTGGCCGAAGAAGCGGTTCCGCAGGACCCAGGGGTAGAAGTGCAGAGGGTCCCGGTGCTGGGCGCCGAAGAAGGAGTGCGGGGGCTGCAGCGGAGAGGCGCCCAGCTGGTGCGCCGGGTGCACGGTCAGCGCGGGGTGGTTCATGGCCTCGGGGAACACGAGCTCGGGCCCACCGTACAGCGAGCGACCGGcgcccgcggcggcggcggcggcggcggcggcggcggcggggaagCCGCTCACGAAGGCCGCCTCGGCCGCGCCGGGGTGAGGGTAATTGAGCGCCGTGGGCCGGAGTGGCTCCTCCGAGGCGGCCGCCGCCAGGGGATGGGAGCCGGCGCCCCCGCCGCCAGTGCCCCCGCCGGTGCCGCCGTCCTTGGCTACCAAGGACTCGATGGTAAAGCCGCGCTTGGCTGTGGGCTGGAACATGGTCGCGGTCGCCAGAGCCGAGCGAGGCAGCCGGGCTCTGGGGAGCGCTCCGCGTCCTGGCGCCGCCGCCGTGCGGGGTGTGCACCCAGccaggcacatgcacacacaccagcaCCCCTCAcctcccccgcccgcccgcccgcgctcAGACCCTGCCGGCGAGCCAGGCGCGGAGAGGCGAGGGGCGTGAGAGCGAGCGAACGCGGAGTCTGGCCACGGCGCGCACCAAGgcgcgccggcctctggggccgagCGGGCAGCTCCCGGAGCGGGCACTGGCGCGGGTTCCGTGCGATGCTGCGAGCTGCCTCTATGGCCTGGGGGCTGAgcccggccccctccctcccgAGTCCAGCCAGGACAGACCCCCGCCCCTGGTCTCCCAGCACTGCCCAGCTCAGCTTCGGCCGCTGTACTGCGAGGCGCGAGTTAGCCGGCACCTGCCCCGCGCTCGCCCATTGGCCGCCGCTCACCTGCCCcaaggtggggggcggggcggggcggggcgagggaCGGCGGGTGGGGAAGGAGCCAGCAGTCGGAGGCAAAAAGCGGACTGGAGCCTCTCCCGGGCTGTCTaggcctccccccagcccccatccGCCCCTCGCCAAGGGCTTCTCTTCACGTCTCTGCCCTTTTAGCTGAGTCTGGCGATCATCCCAACCTTCTCAGCCCACGCGGGAGCCCAAGAAGGCGTCCGAGGGGCCTGGGGCTTCGGAGAAACTCCAACCCCACTTCCCCATGTGTAACTCAGTTGAACCCTCTCCAATTCATCCTGGGATGTCGTTTCAGTTCTCAGGCAACTTGGATCCgagcggagggagggagggtatATTTTTGCCCGATAAATACATTCCCTGATAACCAGGTCACTGCTCCCCGGGTCTCGGGCACCCTCCCGCTCACCCACCGTCTCTCTCCTGGGCCACGTTCTGAAAGCCGAGGCCTTGCTCGTGAGGTTTCGCGTTTTCTGAGGGTTGCGGGGGACAGCTCCAGAAAGGGGGACGCCCAATTCTTTTCACAAGGGGCCAGGCCGGGGACAGCGCGAGAGGAGCTGCCGGAGCGGTCACTTTGCAGACCTCAAGCCGCAAATCCGGGTTCGGAAGCACCTCCTTGGCCCAACCACGGCGGCCGCGATCTGCTCGCACCGGGACGGCGGGCCTCAGCACAAGGCTATCTGCTGCTTTCCTCGCCTTCTCTGGTCGTGGGGCTCAGGTGCAGgagggccgggccaggcccgagcCTCGGGCCTTAACCTGGAGCTGGCCGAGCAAGTCGACCCTGTCTCCAAGAATACACACCAGCCATCCCCGGAACGCAGCGGCCTCCTGGCCTCCCCTGACCCTCACCTTCCACCTGCGACCGCGGAGCCGCGGACGACTCTGCTCCGTCAGGTTTCCATTTCTTGCAATAATTTCCtgggggtgagtgggagaggagaaccAGCACTCCGCAAACTTTTTCACCCGGGCCTTCCAGGCCGCAGGAAACACCTCCCCGAGGCCTAGGAGGGCTCCGGGCAGTGGTGGGGAGGCTATGACCCGGACCCTGCCAACGCACTGCGAGGAGGGGACCGCAGCGCGCTCAGCTTCCTCGCCGCCGCCGGGGTCAGTGAGGGCGGCGCGGCCGGGGCCAGGTGCGCAGACCTGGGTCGGGCCTGCCGGCGCCCCGAGGCCAGGGGTTCCGCGTGCTGCGTGACTCTGCAGGGACTCCAGGCCGGGTCTTGGGAGTGGCCCGCCTGAGCGCCGGGAGCCCTAGTCCGCGAGAGCGCTTCGGGCGCCCTTGTAGCCACAAAGCGGGTTAAAGTCTATTTTCCACCTGACTGCTCCGAAAAGCCCCCGCGCGCCGACGCCGTTCCGGCCCCCTTGGgcgaggtggggagggggcggcggtGGGGGAGGGCGGCGGTGGGGGGGCAGCGAGGCGACCGCACCCTGCAGCCCTTCGCGACCGGGGCAGCCCGGAGCCGAGCGCTGCGGAGCCGCGGCAGAAACGCCTGCGGAAGGAGTCGGTACCGAATCCTCGCGAGCGCCTGTGCCCTCTTTGCGACCTCTCCGGCTCTTTTTGGCTCTCTTTAccggtctctctctctccggtTTCCGTCTCAGCCTGTCTATCCCCTTCCCTGTCTCGctgctccaccccccaccccgacttttcatttatttcttccccctcctcctttgcTCCAGCCTCAGTCCAGGAAAAGCGAAGCTCCGAGTGGAGACCTAAGCAGGCCACAGCACGAAGGGGGCGAGGGTGCGGAGCTGGGCAAAGGCACAGCTCGAGTTTTTCCGCTTTATATAGAGGGAGATAACTGGGTATTTTGTTGGAGCAAGATCCCCGCAGGAACGCGAGTTCAGTTGGATAAGCATTGCCTGGGCCTGTGCTCTGCGGCGACAGGGGGCTGCCACGGAGAAGACAGGAGCCCAAGCAAGTTTAAGCCTCCCCGGAGCCTTGTGCCCCTAGTCGGAGATAAACCCCATCGGTCCAGCCGCAGGCCCTCACCTCCTACCCTACGGAGAGGCTGGATGGTGGCCACGAACTCGCTAAACTGGGCAGGCAGAAGAGCTTGCAATCTACCGGGCCTTTCCTAGACTTGTATCTACACCGGCCACATCTGTTTTCATCTGTATGGTTCTGGGGATACATATTCCTATTAACTTGATAGATCTTTATAATAACACCTTCCCTTGTGGTGGTGCTTGTGAAATACTTTGACATCTACCCGTCTAGTCACTAACCCCATTTTACACGTGGAGAGAGTCCGCGGGACCCGTGACTTGAGTCTGGTCTCAGTCTGGATTGAGTTGGGACAACTCAGTGATCCCGTTCTAACTCTCATTGCATCCGCACCCCTGCAGCTGCCTCTGACTCCCTAGGCTGGCGGCCGCAGGGTTAGTGTGCTGGGTGCACTGGGTGCAGTTCTACCTTaatcctccctcccctttccctttgcccaGCCAGCTTTCTTGGGCATTCCTCTCCCATaaccccccaacctccctccatcctttccctccctctgcagaCATTTACCCCTTACCAGGTTTCCTCTATTTCCGCTCCTCTTAGGGCCTCTTCCTCTATTGTCGCTTTTTTTGCTGTAGGTTAAGAGAAGAACTTGTCACCTTCAGGGTGTCTCTAAGCCTGCCACTGTGTTCTTGCCGCCTTAGCCCCCTGACCCCCATCTCTTCCTGTGCCTTCTCACTtgcccagtctctgcctctgatGCCCCCCAGCTGACCCGGTACATAAATGCCTCTTCTTCTCACCAGCGGACCGCAGCCCACCTTAAACCAaacctgctgccccctctcccaTATCTGTTCCCCAACCCTGCCTTTCCACCTGTGGGTCCTCCCTCCCAAGTTGCTGAGTTCTGCCCAAAGATTGATCGTGCCTGCCTTCCTCTGGCTGGAGGGCCCTCCCACCCCATACAGCTGCTTCCCTTTCATTCCAAGCTTGCCTgcacctcacccccccccccaccctcctgaaccatccgtCCCAGCTCTGGACCCTCatcatttttctcctccttccctccatctctgGAATAACCTGGGCTCAAGTCCTGACTTCCACTTACTAAGGTGAGACACAGGGCCAATAGTCTTGCCTCAGCGTGCACATCTGCAGAAGGGGGAGCATGATCTAGGTCCTCTGTGAGGATGAGTGAGATTAGTATGCCCTGCACAGGACCAAAGTGTGACTCCGGGGAGGCAAGCCTTACTGTCTCTGCCTTTGCCCATGCGGGAAACCTGGGAACTGTCCTCAGATCCTCACTTTCTCATCTCCCTCATCTATCCTTGACTCCCAGGTCTTGGAGTCAAGTATTTCTCAAGCCCATCTCCCCTCCCTTTTTGCTCCTTTGCTGGCTAACTTCATTCTTCACCACTCAGTTCACCTCCCCGTCCCCCAGGGAAGACCCGCCCCCACTCTGACCCAGCATCCACCTGCAGAATGGAGTCACCAGTGTCTGCCCCCTGACTCCCAGGCTATGacccctccacctccacccccagtTGGGGAGCGGTGGCATCCATCACAACCGCCAGCACCAGCCCGGCAAAGTTTATCCAACAGAGCCCTGGGTCTCCtcctcagagtcctgggtctGAATACATCCCTGGCCATTTCTTTTACCTCtcatccccctccctcctcttttgcCTACTTCACCTTCAGGTCTCTCCGCCCTGTCTTCCTGTTTCTGCTAACTGCTTTTCACCATCTAACTTTGTAGGTTTTAATCTCTCTGATTCCCTCAGTTCCCCTTGACTCAATAAGGCTTTGCAACCTGGCTTCCACCCCCATCCGACTGGGGAGATGTTCACCAAAAAAGCTCCAAAACTTTGACTGTGGTGTTATTACAATAGCAACACGTGCTTATGGAGGCAATAATCATAACGACCTTAAGGAGTTATTGTGAGATTGAATGAGTTATACTCCCCATCTAATGGGCTTACAGCAGTGCCTAGCACCTAGTAAGCACTcgataaatgttagctattaattTTATACAACTTTGCTGTCCAATATGGAAGCCATATGGCCACTGAGTGCTTAAAATGTGGATGGCCCAAATTGAAATAttctgtaaatgtaaaatacataccAGATTTGGAAGGCTGAGTGTTTTGAAAAATCTAAGatatcattaatattttcttGTGTTGGTTACATGTTATAATGATAACATTGATACATTGGGGTTAAAAACATATTATTAAGgttatttttatctgtttctttttatttttaaaatgtggttgcaagaatatttaaaattatatgtgtgGCTCACATTATTTTTCTGTTGGACAGGGTTGTTTTAGAAGACACAGGTAAtccaaaggagggagggagggtaaaTGTGcgaaaggaaaaacagaactcATAATTATCATATCCTACCACCAAGAAACAACTATCATGAGGTTCTTACAGTATAttcttccagttctttctctctctattgcTTTCCTTtaaaaggggtggggtggggtggggtgggagaaacACACAGTTTTTGTAACCTGCTTCATTATCTTTATCACTAACCACAATCCTCTTTGTatgcattaaatattttctatgattGGACATTTGTGCTGTTGACAAATTTgcactattttatttataaagatttttatttatttatttgagggagagagcatgagcagggcaaggggaacaggcagaaggagaagcagacgctctgctcatcagggagcctgacacaatgGATCCTAGGACAGAAGGATCACAACCTgccttgagcccaaggcagatgcttaaccgactgagatacccaggtgccccttgactatttttctttctttctttttttttttttttagattttatttatttatttgacagagatcacaagtaagcagagaggcaggcagagagagtgagagggaatcaggctccctgctgagcagaaagcctgatgtggggcttgatcctaggaccctgagaacatgacctgagccaaaggcagaggcttaacccactgagccactcaggcaccctaccCCTTgactattttaaacaaaattttgacCAACACCCCCGTAGCTCCATCTTACCACGTCTTCAGGAGTATTGCTTTTCAATATACATTTCTAGAGGTATAATTTCAGGAGTTAAAATTTCCAGATGTGTAGTATTTAACTCTTGTGACCCATATTGTCAATTTGATCTCAAAAATATACCCATGTATTCCCCCGTGAGCAGAGTTTAAGGGGTGCCCTTCATTCTCTGAAATGCTCATCTggaccctatttccaaattcCTGTCTTTTTTAGTCATAATTGTCTGTGGACTTTTCAGCATTTGACTTCAACTCCCCTTTCTTTTGGAAACTCTCTCTTCCCTTTATTTTCCTAACATGGTATCTACCTGGTCCTGCCACCTCTGAGAATGCTTCCTCCATGggctcccctttcttcccctgaTTGTGGATGTCTACAAGGCACCTTTGCCTAGTCTATCcttcttatctatctatctatctatctatctatctatctatctatctatctatcatcttctAATCATCCATCATCTGTCTTTACTCCCACAGTTTCAAGCAATGTCTCCATGCAAACTCTTACAGGTTTGTAAACCCAACTCTATTTTTCCCCTGATCAAGTCGCTAGTTTTCAGTGCGTGTGAGATAACCTTCCTGGGGGGTCCCACAGGCTCCTTAGGCATTCACTATACCCCAAAACTGAGCTCCACCTCTTCCCCACCATATCTGTGCCTCTCCCTGTCTCAGCCTCTCCTGATGACACACCTACAGACGTAGAACATCTAGTCTCAGCCCCCAAGAGGCATCTGTGATCTCTTCCTCTGTCACCGCCCAGCACATCCACTCAGTCCTCAGATCCTTTCCTTTCTTGCCATTCCCTCCTCTCCTGTTTGACTTCGGATTCTTGTTACCTTTCTCTGGTGA
Protein-coding sequences here:
- the EMX1 gene encoding homeobox protein EMX1 isoform X1; translation: MCLAGCTPRTAAAPGRGALPRARLPRSALATATMFQPTAKRGFTIESLVAKDGGTGGGTGGGGAGSHPLAAAASEEPLRPTALNYPHPGAAEAAFVSGFPAAAAAAAAAAAGAGRSLYGGPELVFPEAMNHPALTVHPAHQLGASPLQPPHSFFGAQHRDPLHFYPWVLRNRFFGHRFQASDVPQDGLLLHGPFARKPKRIRTAFSPSQLLRLERAFEKNHYVVGAERKQLAGSLSLSETQVKVWFQNRRTKYKRQKLEEEGPESEQKKKGSHHINRWRIATKQANGEDIDVTSND
- the EMX1 gene encoding homeobox protein EMX1 isoform X2, yielding MCLAGCTPRTAAAPGRGALPRARLPRSALATATMFQPTAKRGFTIESLVAKDGGTGGGTGGGGAGSHPLAAAASEEPLRPTALNYPHPGAAEAAFVSGFPAAAAAAAAAAAGAGRSLYGGPELVFPEAMNHPALTVHPAHQLGASPLQPPHSFFGAQHRDPLHFYPWVLRNRFFGHRFQASDVPQDGLLLHGPFARKPKRIRTAFSPSQLLRLERAFEKNHYVVGAERKQLAGSLSLSETQMSWF